The Methanosarcina acetivorans C2A genome includes the window TCCGGACAGGTTATGCCAGATGCTGAAGATGGCACCCGGAAGCGCTGCCGCAGCAGTGAAATGTTTTATCGCAAGAGCCACACTGAGGCCCGAATTCTGCATCCCTACTTCGATTGCCAGAGTTCTTGCTTCTTTTTCGCTAAGTTTCAAAGCTTTTGCAACTCCATAGCCGCCTGCAAGCCCTAGACTATTGTGAAGGACAACTGCAAGCAGGACAAGGAGCCCGCTTTGCTCAAGATTCTCGCTGTTAGTCCCTATGATTATGGCAATTATGATCACTATGGCCGCGGCTGAAATTGCCGGAAAGACGTCCCTGACTGCCCTTATCCGTGCTTCAAAGAAATAATTGATCGCAAGCCCGAGCACTACAGGCACAATCACTATCCTTACAACACTTACAAGCATGCCTGTAACGTCAACGTTCACAGTCTGCCCTATAAAGAGCCAGGTAAGGAACGGGGTGGCAAGAAAGGCAAGCATGGTGGAGACAGAGGTAAGCACTATCGAGAGGGCAACGTCTCCTTTTGCAAGGTAACAGATAACATTTGAAGCCGTACCTCCGGGACAGCAGCCAAGCAGGATCACCCCCGCCATAAGGTCGGCAGGAAGCTTTAAGGCCAGGCTTACCGCCCATGCTGCCAGGGGCATAAGGGTGTACTGCATCAGAGTGCCCAGGAGAACCACATAGGGCCGCTTCAGGACCGCAAGGAAACTGCCCACTGAGAGTGTAACGCCCATCCCGAGCATGATCAGGCTTAAAAAGGGTACGATAAGCCCCTGATGAGGGGCAAAATACTCCGGATGCAGATATGCTACCGCAGATAAGAGTATTGCCCAGAGGGGAAATAATGAAGTGAACTTTTTAAGCATTTTTAGTACACCATCACATAAAATTGACAACTGAGTCATTAAATAAACTGAGATTGTCATTTAAATATATATCTATTTATTTCCGATAAATAATAAAGCTGTAATTAATTTAGAAATTGAAACAACGAGAAAGAAGGTTCATTATTTGGCAGAACTGGAGAATAAAATTGTTATTGATTTCAACTTCACAATTTAATTGTTATCTTGTCAAATGTTACCGATTACTTATAATCCTGTTAAGTGCTATCGAGTAACTGTAATCCTGTCAAATGATACCGATTAACTCTACCTGTTAACTGCGGTCAATTAAATGTAATCCTGTTAAATGCTGTCGATTGACTGTAATCCTGTTAACAACTCAGGATACTCGAAATTTCTCAAACATCCGATTGCTATCTCTGACGTCCAGTTGCTACCTTTATATACAGGCTCTGCCGATACAATGCCCCATGAGACTGGATGCATATCTTGTAGAGATGGGACATTTCAAGTCCAGGGGACGGGCCAAAACTGCCATTCTTGACGGAAACGTGAAAGTCAACGGCATCACGGTAACAAAAGTCTCCAGGGACGTCTCGATTGATGATGTAATAGAAGTTGCCGAGGGCCTGGATCAGCCTCAGGGCTACTTCAAACTCCGGTTTATTCAGGAAGAAAGTGAAGTCCTTAAACCCGGGGACAGGGTTCTCGACCTGGGATCAAGTGCGGGCGGTTTTCTCCTTTTTGCGTCAGAGATTGTGAGCCATATAAAAGGTCTGGAGTTCAGCCGGGATTTCAGGAGCGAGCTTGGAAAAATTGCATTTGAAAAGGAAAATGTTGAGGTAATATTCGGGGATGTATTTACCATACCTCTTAAAGAGCTCTCTGAAGAGCCTGTGGACGTTATTCTCTCGGACATGACTCTTGAGCCCGAAGACTCGATCAAAGCCCTATCCAGAGTGCTTCCTCTCTTGAAGGAAGGGGGAAAACTGCTCCAGGTAATAAAAATCCCAAAGAAGAAAAACCCGAAGCCTATACTGAGCAGGATCGAGAACCTGAGACTTGAAATCCAGCAGGTTGTTAGTTCCGAAAAACAGGAGATCTACGTGGTTGCAAGAAAACCGCTACCTGAAGAAAAAGAATCAGCCTGAAAAAAATCGGCTTGGGAAAAAGAAACGAAATCCGAAAACAAAACTGCCTGAAAAAAAAGAAAAAAAGGAACACAAACGGATGAAATTTGATGAAAAAACCGGCTCCTTTCCTGAAGAGCCCGATTGTACGGACATGTGCAACACGCATAACTATGCTAATGAGACCGGGCTGAGGATCTATGGGCAGGGAAAACCTGTTCGCCTCTTTGTTGCGGGACTGCATGGGGATGAGTGGAAGGACACAACGGAAATCCTGCTAAAAATAAAGCCTCCCGAAAACGGCATCCTTGCAGTGATCCCTCTTGTCAGCAAGGGAGAATATATTTCAACTCTGGACCCGGCTTACTATCCGGTAATGGGGACAGATATCCTCAAAGCCGTTGAAGCCCTGAACCCTGAAGTTTACATTGAACTCCATTCCTATTCCGGAGAAAACCTCGAAAAACTTGCAGGAAGGGACAGGCTGGAAAGGATCGGAGTGCCGGCCTACAGCGTCCTGAAAGCAGGGGTATTGCTGGGTTCGGTTTCTCCCTGGATTCGAAGGGAGTACTTTCCAAAAGAAGCCCTTTGCCTCTCTTTTGAGATCCAGAAAGGAAATCCTCTGTCAAGGGAATTTGTTGCCGATATGCTCGAAGTCCTCAAAGAAACAGGATCAAGAGACGAGTTTATAGAATACCTGAGAAATAAATTTCCCGAACAGGCAAAAAAAGCTATCGAGGATTACCGCCGCTTTTACGGGGAAATCTGAGAGTTTGCCTTCTACTTATCAATAAATAAAATATTGAAAAAGTACAAAACCGAAATTGTCAATATTGAAAAAGTACAATATCGAAATTGTCAATATCAAAATCATAATTTCTTAATAAATTAATATTTATCCGTACTTAAGTAAAGCGTTCAGTTCCGAGTCTGTTTTAAGGAATGCTTTCTCTTTTTCGTAAAGGGTGCGCTGGGCGATTTCAATCCCGCTCCTCATAACGACCTGTTCAGAGTGACTTGCGTTATCGTACGGTTTTACGAGTTCATTGTAATACGACTTCTCGGTCTCATAGTCAAGAGCCTTTATTTTCCAGTCCCGGTACAAAGAAAGAAAGCTTCTATAGTTTTTCGGGTTGCTGAAGGTCAGTCCCTGATAGTACTTCTCGTTTTCATCACTATAAACAATATACCCTCCGGTGCATTCTATGGCTAACCAGGAACCTGGAGAAACTTCGGCAAGAACCCAGGCATGATTGAAACTTTCAATGGCTTTCGAATTTGACACATTCATATTTGTGTAAGTGTGACCGGGAACTTCAATTTCACCAAGATGCCCGTCATCAGAGCTTTTCTGGGTATCAGTCCCATTTGCAATTCTCCAATCTTCTGCAGATTTGAAATTTCCTACTGCAATTCTTGCGTTAATGCCTTTTGCCTTTAACATGTCCCAGATGTCCTGGGCCATATTATCACAATCATAAACGTCATCTTTTGAATAGGTATGACCACTGGCGTACTCGGTTGCTATTTGCTCACATCGTCGGATATTCTTATCTGTCTGTATCCGGTCCTGTGATATCGAATGTAATATCTGACTGTTTGTAATCGGACTGTTTGAAATCGGACTGTTTGTATCAGAAGATTCATTAGAACCAATGGCAAAAGTTGAGTATGCGGTTAATAAGGTTCCTAAAATACAAATTAGAGCCACAATCCAGATGCCTTTAAGAATTCTTCTGTTAGCAGGGATTTTACGGTTATAATAAGAGAATAAAGAGAATAACGATATTTTGGAAACTAATAATGCTATTGTATAATTGGATCTTCCGGGAGCAGCAGTTGCGAACTTGAAAGCCTTTATTTCATGCTCGGAACTAGCAGTATCGGATTTTTTTTTGATTTTGTTTCCACAACCTGAACAAAAAATGTCTTCCGGATCTGCTTTTAATCCGCAGTTATTGCAGTACACTTTCAAATACCTCTTCAGGGGGTTATTTCTACTCTTCAGGGGCTATCAGTGTTTTATCCTGAAATTATTTCGCTTTTTTAATTTCTTTTGCTGTAGTTATATATCATATACACGTGACTCACTGTTTACTTCAACTTCGAATTTGCTTTATTTTACATGATCACTCCATAATATCAGAATGGAATTGAAATTTACTCAATGTTCTACATTTTGCGCCATCTGCTGCGGTATCATGTATTGAACATTCAAACCGATTTGAATCTGCGAAATAATTTAAGGATACAACAGTATCATACTTTTAAGGAGCTTAAGATCTCTGAACCTGTTTAATGAAAAACTAGGTTTAAGCCAGTTCAAACTCTTTTTCCCAGGAGCCTGTTAGGAGGCAATTTATTTGGGCTCAGGTGACTGAGGTCCGGATAACTGAAATTCGGATAACTAAGATTCAGATGACTGAGATTCAGGAAACTGGGTCAGGTGACTAAAGTTCGGTTGCTAAGATTCTATTTTTCAGGTTCAGTTCATTGAAGCCCAACCTGATAGTCATATTTATGTGCTTATTATTTCTGGAGCCAGATACCTGAAGTTTGAAAAGTATTCTGTAAATCGAATTTCGAGTTAACTATTATAAGCTGGGCTTTTTGCCCCCCAAGTAATTAATTTCGCATATTTAATTACATCCTAGATTCGGCAGGTAAACAAATATCTTAATATTATTAATTTTATATCTTTGTCCTGGTTTTCCCATGGCAGAAAAAGACAGCAGTAGAAGAGTTGAATCCTCCCTAAAACGTACAAGGTTCTTAGGTCACCTTGGTCTGATAGTTGGAGTGTTCCGAGAACTTGAGGTTGACAATCTGATCGATGAAAAACTTCCCAAAGAAAGGGATCATACTGTCCCTCACTCAGTCTGCATCCTTGCCATGTTGCTCAATGGTCTTGGTTTCGTAGGGCAACGTCTGTACCTGTTTCCTGATTTTTTTAAAAACATTTCTACGGAAAGGCTTTTCGGAGACGGTATAACAAGAGAGGATCTGAATCAATACGTTATCGGAGAGACTCTTGACAGAATCGTAAAATATGGCCCTACAAAACTGTTTACGGAAATTGCTCTTCACATCATGACTCATCTACCTATTCCTGTTCATTGTTTACACGCTGACACTACAAGTGTCAGCGTTTATGGGGATTATGATGACGAAGAAACTGAGTCTATTGACATTACTTTTGGAATTCCCAAAAACGGAAGATGGGACCTCAAACAATTTGTACTTAGCTTGATTGTTAATCAGCATGGGATACCTCTTTTCATGAACACACATTCAGGAAATTCTTCCGACAAAAACACAATTCTGGAAGCGATCCAGTCTCTCAAATCAGTTTTAAGACCTGAAAGCGAAGTTTACTACGTCGCTGATAGTTCCTTTTACACAGACAATAATATCAAGAACATGGGAAAGTCATTCTGGATCAGTCGTGTTCCCGCAACAATTACCGAGGCAAAGGAACTGCTAACTGCAAATCTGAACCTGAAAACGCTAAAAAGCGACGAAAGATACTCATTTTATCAAACCTTTGTGGAATATGGTGGAGTCAAACAAAAGTGGGTTTTGCTGCTTTCTCACAAGATGAAAGAGAAGAAAGAGCAAACTCTCAGGACGAAGCTTGAAAAAGAGGTTGAAAAAGCAGAGAAGTCTTTTAAAAAACTGAAAGGAGAGGACTTTTTTTGCGAAGAGGATGCATTAAAAGCTGCAGAAAAATGGATTCAAGATTTCCCTTCTGTCTCATTTGAAAAAGTAGATGTGAAATCCATTAAAAAACGTGAGTTGGGGAAAAGAGGCAGACCTTCAAAAGATGAGCAATTAAAGACTTATTGCAGGATTAATGGAATCATAAAGGTTAATGATGCTTTTGTTTTAAATGAAATGGATAAAATGGGACTTTTTATTCTTGCAAGTAATGATATCAATCTTTCTCCTGAGGATATGCTGAAGTATTACAAAGGGCAGGATAACGTGGAAAAAGGATTCAGATTCTTGAAAAGTAACACCTTTAGCATATCGAAAGTTTACCTCAAGAACAAAAAGAGAATTGAAGCGATGACTATGATAATGGTTCTCTGCTTAATGATTTATTCAATTGCAGAATGGAAATTAAGGACAAAATTAGAAGAAGAAAATGAAACGATTCCAGATCAAAAAGGGAAACCAACAAAAAGACCTACAATGAGATGGATATTTTTCAATTTTCAGGGAATTACAGAACTTATTTCTCAGAACAAAGGACAAATGAAGTCAGAAATATTGAATATGGAGGAGATTCACTGGAAGATACTGGGTCTAATGGGAGAGAAATATGAAAATATCTATCTCTAATTACGTTAACCTGCCGAATCTAGGTTACATGCATATATTATTGAGCCAGTCTAGTGTTAGTTTAATGGTAAAAAGTTACAGTAGTCGTGACGCACCCTGCTGCAAGCAATGGGATATATGAATGTAAAATGTAAAATGTAAAATATGGTTACGAGTTCAGGGAAGTTTTCTTCAAGACAGGAAGGCATTTCTCTTTTTACTGAAAGCCTTTAATAAAAGTTATTCCGATTACAGTTCGAACCGATAATGATCAAACATATGAAAAACAGATCAGATGTGATTTTATGATCACAGTGAATTTTCTCATTCTTTTACTTGGCCTTGTCTTTCTGGTTAAGGGTTCAGATTACTTTGTGAAGTCAGCCTCAACGATTGCAAAAAAGCTTGGCGTTTCGGAATTCGTTATAGGACTGACCCTTGTGGCAATCGGGACCTCAATTCCGGAACTTGCTTCTTCCATAGCCGCTTCTATCCAGCAGGCAAGTGGCATTGTAATAGGAAACGTTGTAGGCTCAAACATTGCCAACGTAGGCCTGATTGTGGGAGTTGCTGCGCTTCTTTCCCCCATGAAAACCGAAATCGATATGCTCAAAAGAGACGGCTATATCATGCTCTTTTCAGCTGTGCTCTTCTTTGTTTTTGCATTCAACAGGGAATTGTCAATGCTCGAAGCAGGGCTCTTTGTACTGCTGTATATCGCTTATGTATTTTTCCTTTTTGAGGAAGCCGAAAAATATGAAGGAAAGCTCCATTTCAAAGAGTTCATAACATATTTTTTCAAATTCAAGTACATAAACAGTGCAATGCAAAAGCTCAATGGGAACCGCAACAGAAACTCGGATTCAGATAGAAACTCGGATTCAGGAAATGGAAATGAACGGCTAGAGGGGGGCTTTGCAAAAGATATCTTTACCCTTGTGTTAAGCTGTGCAGCAATTGTAATTGGGGCAAAGTATTTTGTGGAAGAGTCGATCTTTTTTGCAGAACTCCTCGGGATTCCGGACACCGTCATAGGCACCACTCTGGTTGCGGTCGGGACTTCCCTCCCGGAACTTGTGGTAACGGTATCTGCAGCAAGGCAGGGTTACGGGAGTATAGCCCTTGGAAACGTGATAGGATCGAATATCACAAATATATTTTTGATCCTCGGGCTTTCAGGGCTTTTCTACCCCTTATCCGTTGCAGAAATGAGTCTCTTCTTTACAACCCCTGTCATGATAGCCATAAGCCTTATCCTTCTTATCTTTATTAGCACAGGCTGGGAAATCAAAAGGTGGGAAGGAGTGGTGTTAATGATGTTTTATGTGGCTTTCCTTGTAGTTTTATTCTACATCTGAGTTTTTTACGGGTTGGAACCTTCAAAAAAGGCTCGAAAAACTCTTTTTTACTTCCGTGGAACTGAATGGTTTCCCGTGAGCGATGTAAATCTTTCCGGGAGTGATATCAATCAGTTTTTTGATGCTCCGTCGAGCCTCAGCCGGATCATCTACCCAGAAAGGAAGGGACGGTTTTTCGGAAGGGATTGAAGGAAAGATAAGGTCTCCTGCAATTGCATCCCCGCTAATTAGAAGGACAGATACACAGCCCGGAGAATGGCCAGGAGTGTGGATTACTCGCCCCCGGACGCCGTACTCTTCGAGTTCCAGGGATTCGTCGATAAGAATATCAGGTTCAAAAGCCGGGTAGCTGGAGGCTTTCTTCGTACCGAAAAAGAGCCCGAGAATTCTTCCCGTAAATCCGGCAGGATGCAGTTTCCCCTGGTTTCCTTCACGGACTTTATCGGCATCCAGGCGGTGCACGGCAACCTTTGCGCCTGTTTTCTCCCTTAGGGCAGCAGCACTTCCTGCGTGGTCAGCATGCCCGTGTGTGAGGACTATGAGCCGAATATCTTCAGGCGAACCCCCGATCTCATGCAGTTTTTCAAGTATGGTGTCTTCACTCCCCGGATATCCGGAATCGACCAGGATGGTTCCTTTGTCTCTGATAATGAACGCAGAAGTCATTTTCAGAGGTACAGGTATAATATTTACGGAAATATCCATTTAAACCCCCTTTCATCAGCTTTATAATCAATTTTACAATTTCTTTTTGCTTTCGCTTCAACGAAGCTATAAATTGCAGGCAGTCAATTATGTGGCTTGCAGTTTCTTAAAGCTTCGGCATAGAAGAACGAACTTTCAATTTTGGAACAGTCCGGTAATAAACATAAGTAAACCTGAAAATATTGGAATTAAAAAATTGTCATTGAGAAAAAACCTGAAAGCTGCACGAGAATTGAGTTCTTTTACGGTCTGTAAATCCACAACGCTTTCCAGCAGCATTCCTCCGATTGATCCGACAAAGGCCTGAGCAGAAGTTACAAAAAATAACGAGGCGAGGAAAGCAACGAGAATTCCTGCAAGAGTTCCTTCAACGGTTTTTTCTTCCGAGTAGGGTAACTTATGCCTGCCTATAGTAACGCCTGTAACGGTTGATACCGAGTCTCCGAATCCCACTATTGCAATCGAAGCATATACGATTTCTTCAGGAAAGAGTACGAGAGACAGAATTATTCCGCAAAGGAGCAGGATATTCCCTTTGAGAGGGATATTCTGCTTTTCAGGTCTTCCCCACCTGCACAGAAAGGGCGAAAGTGAAGGTGGAAGAATATTCTTTGAAATCACAAAAGATGTTGCCAGATAAAAAGCGAGCAACAAAAGCAGAATCCATAATGCCCTTTCTCCGGCTACATAGATAAGAAGAATAAAAAAGATTCCTGTTAGGAGGTGAATTAGCTGGCGTTCAACCTCACCTTTAAGAGATGAATTTTCGTCCTGATGTGCGCACCTGTCTCCGTCTGTGTTTTCGGCTGCCATAGAATCACGTCGTCAGCTTACACTCTTGATTTCAATTAATTTCCCGGATTGAAGTTCTGCAGAATAAAGGCAGAAAAACGGTCTGAAAATAACCCCTTAATTCCTCAGTTCCTGCTTTTACAGGAATTATTTGGCAGATGTAATAAATGTGTGTTGGCAGATGTAATAAATGTGTGCTGGCTAAATATATGCTGAATAAATTTGCAATCACGCTCTATTCCTAAAATGTTCGGGAATTTCTTTTAACACCACTCTTTTACAAAATTTTCGGCTTTGGGAACTCTCTGGTAATCCTAAAACCTCAAGAACTAAATCCTTCAAAAGCCAGTGTTAATTGAGAGATAAAATATAGGGAGATAAAATGCCAACAATAGTTCATTTTGATGTCCCGGCAGACGATCCTGCGCGGGCAAAGAAATTTTACGCCGAACTTTTCGGCTGGAAGTTTGAGAAGCCTTTTGAAACGATGGAATACTATCTCATCGAAACGGAAGACCTTGAAGGAAAAGCAGGGCCTGGAGGAGGGCTTGGGAAACGAGGTGCTCCAGACCAGAGAATCATGAATTATATCGGAGTCCCCTCAATTGAAGAATACCTCTCGAAGGTGGAAAAACTCGGAGGCAAAGTGGTGATGGCAAAGACTGCCGTTCCGGGCTGGGGATACCTTGCAATTTGCACAGACACCGAGAACAACACCTTCGGGCTCTGGCAAGATGAAAAAGAGACAAAATGATTCTTGTAAAATAGCCTTTGTAAAACAGCTCTTGTGTACAGGTTTTTTTGCCTTTTGGATCCCGGGGTGATTTTTAAAAGCAGAAGAGAGGAAACAGCACTTCATCTTCTTCTTTTTTACGTGCCGTGCTGTTCTTTAGCTTAAAAGCCCAGCTTTTTTCTGGCAGTATCCAGTTTTGTTTTTAATTTCCGGTTGTCAAAAGGTTTTTTGAGGTAATCGTCAGCACCTGCCTTGAACCCTGCCTCCATATCTTCGGTCAGGTCTCGGCCGGTTATAAGAATTATATATATGCTGCTTAGCCGGGGGTCTTTCTTTATTTTTTCGCAGACCTCTATTCCTTTCATTTTCGGCATCTCCCAGTCGAGAATAACAACTCTGGGGAAGTCACTTTCGTTCAAAACTTCCCAGGCTTCATATCCGTCACGTGTGGAAATGGCTTCATAACCCCACCTTGTCAACGTGTTTTTAAGCCACAAATTGGAAATCGGTTCATCTTCGGCAATCAGAACTTTCACAGGTCTGCCTCCTGTTGAAAACCGGTAACTGAGTGTTACCGGTCCCGATCTAACAGATCTGTTTTTCCAGATACCTGACAAGAACCGGCTCAAGCTCTTTAAACCGGGCCTTAATTTCTTCAAATTTATCGGAAGCTAACTCCATCCGGTCTCTTCTTCCGACCTGTTCAAGGTAATAAGCAACCCTGAATACCCTGTTTGCACCTATGCTTCCGGCTGCACTCTTTAAAATATGGGCATTTTCCCTCAGGGCTTCAGCTTCCCCTTTTCTTAAAGCACTATTTATGGAATCCAGTAGTTCCGGCGCCATCCCAAGGAAAATTTTAACCATCTCCTTTAAGAGTACCTCGTCGCCCTCTGTCCTTTCAAGGACTTCTTCCAGATTAAAGACCTGATCCTCCGGAAAATCAAAAGCTATACTTTCCAGGTCCAGGGGTGTTGCTGCTCTTTCCTGAATGTTTTTTTCCTGAACAATTCTGTCCTGAACAGTCCTTTCCCTAGCAGTTTTTTCCCGGGTGTTTTTTCCGACCCGGATATCTTCAAGGATATTCAAGAGTTTTTCTTTTTTCAAAGGCTTTGATATATAATAGTTCATACCCGCTTCAAAACATTTTTCCCTATCTTCTTTCAGTGCCCGGGCAGTAAAAGCAATTATCGGAATGTTGTGCCGTCTAACCCCTGAAGAAGGGTCCCTTATCCTTCGAGTTGCTTCCAGCCCGTCCATGCCTGGCATTTGGATGTCCATCAGCACAGCGTCAAAATCCCTTCTGGAGAGGGCATCAAGCGCGTCTTTTCCGCTGGTAACCAGAGTAAGCTTATGTCCTTTTTTCTCAAGAAGGCCCAAAATTAGTTTTTGATTTATCGGGTGATCCTCGGCGAAAAGGACGTTCAGGCTTTCTCCGGAAGTTATTCCATTCCCATAACTTTCTTTAGCTTCCATGCATACTAACAGGCTTTCTTCCGGAATGTTGTTTCCCTGTCCATAATTTTCCGAACTTTCCCCTCTTTTCACTCTTACCGTGAAGTAGAAAGTGCATCCTTTCCCGACTTCACTTTCCACCCAGATCCTGCCTTCCATAAGCTCGACAAGCTGTGAGGAAATTGCAAGCCCGAGCCCGGTTCCTCCGTATTCCCTTGTGACCGAAGCGTCCGCCTGTATGAAGGGATCGAATATTTGGGAAAGTTTTTCAGGAGGGATCCCAATTCCGGTATCCTTTACTTTGAAAAGGAGAGCCACCTCTTCTGGGAAATCAGAGTTCGAAAGTCCTGAATTCCTTTCCGATGGCATGTATACTTCAACAGACAGAGCGATTTCTCCCTTTTTGGTGAACTTTATCGCATTTCCTAGAATGTTAAACAGCACCTGTTTGAGGCGTACAGGATCTCCTATGAAGGTTGACGGGAGGTCTTTTTCAATATGGAAAGCCAGTTTTAGTCCTTTTGAGCCTGCTTTTCCCGAAAGTAAGTTAATGATATGGGAAATGAGGCTTTC containing:
- a CDS encoding VOC family protein, with amino-acid sequence MPTIVHFDVPADDPARAKKFYAELFGWKFEKPFETMEYYLIETEDLEGKAGPGGGLGKRGAPDQRIMNYIGVPSIEEYLSKVEKLGGKVVMAKTAVPGWGYLAICTDTENNTFGLWQDEKETK
- a CDS encoding response regulator, with product MKVLIAEDEPISNLWLKNTLTRWGYEAISTRDGYEAWEVLNESDFPRVVILDWEMPKMKGIEVCEKIKKDPRLSSIYIILITGRDLTEDMEAGFKAGADDYLKKPFDNRKLKTKLDTARKKLGF
- a CDS encoding DUF2119 domain-containing protein, yielding MQENRYLKKKNQPEKNRLGKKKRNPKTKLPEKKEKKEHKRMKFDEKTGSFPEEPDCTDMCNTHNYANETGLRIYGQGKPVRLFVAGLHGDEWKDTTEILLKIKPPENGILAVIPLVSKGEYISTLDPAYYPVMGTDILKAVEALNPEVYIELHSYSGENLEKLAGRDRLERIGVPAYSVLKAGVLLGSVSPWIRREYFPKEALCLSFEIQKGNPLSREFVADMLEVLKETGSRDEFIEYLRNKFPEQAKKAIEDYRRFYGEI
- a CDS encoding IS1634 family transposase; the protein is MAEKDSSRRVESSLKRTRFLGHLGLIVGVFRELEVDNLIDEKLPKERDHTVPHSVCILAMLLNGLGFVGQRLYLFPDFFKNISTERLFGDGITREDLNQYVIGETLDRIVKYGPTKLFTEIALHIMTHLPIPVHCLHADTTSVSVYGDYDDEETESIDITFGIPKNGRWDLKQFVLSLIVNQHGIPLFMNTHSGNSSDKNTILEAIQSLKSVLRPESEVYYVADSSFYTDNNIKNMGKSFWISRVPATITEAKELLTANLNLKTLKSDERYSFYQTFVEYGGVKQKWVLLLSHKMKEKKEQTLRTKLEKEVEKAEKSFKKLKGEDFFCEEDALKAAEKWIQDFPSVSFEKVDVKSIKKRELGKRGRPSKDEQLKTYCRINGIIKVNDAFVLNEMDKMGLFILASNDINLSPEDMLKYYKGQDNVEKGFRFLKSNTFSISKVYLKNKKRIEAMTMIMVLCLMIYSIAEWKLRTKLEEENETIPDQKGKPTKRPTMRWIFFNFQGITELISQNKGQMKSEILNMEEIHWKILGLMGEKYENIYL
- a CDS encoding bile acid:sodium symporter family protein; this translates as MLKKFTSLFPLWAILLSAVAYLHPEYFAPHQGLIVPFLSLIMLGMGVTLSVGSFLAVLKRPYVVLLGTLMQYTLMPLAAWAVSLALKLPADLMAGVILLGCCPGGTASNVICYLAKGDVALSIVLTSVSTMLAFLATPFLTWLFIGQTVNVDVTGMLVSVVRIVIVPVVLGLAINYFFEARIRAVRDVFPAISAAAIVIIIAIIIGTNSENLEQSGLLVLLAVVLHNSLGLAGGYGVAKALKLSEKEARTLAIEVGMQNSGLSVALAIKHFTAAAALPGAIFSIWHNLSGAFLAGHWSKETVPDPDKSERPKTIGHIH
- a CDS encoding MBL fold metallo-hydrolase — translated: MDISVNIIPVPLKMTSAFIIRDKGTILVDSGYPGSEDTILEKLHEIGGSPEDIRLIVLTHGHADHAGSAAALREKTGAKVAVHRLDADKVREGNQGKLHPAGFTGRILGLFFGTKKASSYPAFEPDILIDESLELEEYGVRGRVIHTPGHSPGCVSVLLISGDAIAGDLIFPSIPSEKPSLPFWVDDPAEARRSIKKLIDITPGKIYIAHGKPFSSTEVKKSFSSLF
- a CDS encoding calcium/sodium antiporter gives rise to the protein MITVNFLILLLGLVFLVKGSDYFVKSASTIAKKLGVSEFVIGLTLVAIGTSIPELASSIAASIQQASGIVIGNVVGSNIANVGLIVGVAALLSPMKTEIDMLKRDGYIMLFSAVLFFVFAFNRELSMLEAGLFVLLYIAYVFFLFEEAEKYEGKLHFKEFITYFFKFKYINSAMQKLNGNRNRNSDSDRNSDSGNGNERLEGGFAKDIFTLVLSCAAIVIGAKYFVEESIFFAELLGIPDTVIGTTLVAVGTSLPELVVTVSAARQGYGSIALGNVIGSNITNIFLILGLSGLFYPLSVAEMSLFFTTPVMIAISLILLIFISTGWEIKRWEGVVLMMFYVAFLVVLFYI
- a CDS encoding diacylglycerol/polyprenol kinase family protein, giving the protein MAAENTDGDRCAHQDENSSLKGEVERQLIHLLTGIFFILLIYVAGERALWILLLLLAFYLATSFVISKNILPPSLSPFLCRWGRPEKQNIPLKGNILLLCGIILSLVLFPEEIVYASIAIVGFGDSVSTVTGVTIGRHKLPYSEEKTVEGTLAGILVAFLASLFFVTSAQAFVGSIGGMLLESVVDLQTVKELNSRAAFRFFLNDNFLIPIFSGLLMFITGLFQN
- a CDS encoding TlyA family RNA methyltransferase produces the protein MRLDAYLVEMGHFKSRGRAKTAILDGNVKVNGITVTKVSRDVSIDDVIEVAEGLDQPQGYFKLRFIQEESEVLKPGDRVLDLGSSAGGFLLFASEIVSHIKGLEFSRDFRSELGKIAFEKENVEVIFGDVFTIPLKELSEEPVDVILSDMTLEPEDSIKALSRVLPLLKEGGKLLQVIKIPKKKNPKPILSRIENLRLEIQQVVSSEKQEIYVVARKPLPEEKESA
- a CDS encoding zinc ribbon domain-containing protein, which translates into the protein MYCNNCGLKADPEDIFCSGCGNKIKKKSDTASSEHEIKAFKFATAAPGRSNYTIALLVSKISLFSLFSYYNRKIPANRRILKGIWIVALICILGTLLTAYSTFAIGSNESSDTNSPISNSPITNSQILHSISQDRIQTDKNIRRCEQIATEYASGHTYSKDDVYDCDNMAQDIWDMLKAKGINARIAVGNFKSAEDWRIANGTDTQKSSDDGHLGEIEVPGHTYTNMNVSNSKAIESFNHAWVLAEVSPGSWLAIECTGGYIVYSDENEKYYQGLTFSNPKNYRSFLSLYRDWKIKALDYETEKSYYNELVKPYDNASHSEQVVMRSGIEIAQRTLYEKEKAFLKTDSELNALLKYG